A stretch of the Mycobacteriales bacterium genome encodes the following:
- a CDS encoding zinc-binding dehydrogenase: MLAAYATAPNSDDPLAALAVGDRPDPQPPEGWTTVAVKAASLNRHDVFTLQGVGLPADRYPMILGCDAAGIDEDGNDVVVHGVISDPGWSGDETLDPKRTLLSELHPGTFAERVAVPRRNLLPKPADLSYSEAACLGTAWLTAYRMLFGKSGLRPGGTVLVQGATGGVSTAAIALGRAAGFRVWVTGRTEAKREAALRIGAHATFEPGARLPDRVDAVLETVGKATWDHSLKSLRPGGTVVVSGATTGPNPPAALNRIFFLQLNVVGSTMGTRDEFAALIRFLDTSGVRPVIDTELPLAKAADGVAAMLSGDPVGKIVFTTP, encoded by the coding sequence ATGCTTGCTGCGTATGCCACCGCGCCCAACTCGGACGACCCGCTCGCGGCGCTCGCCGTCGGCGACCGGCCCGATCCGCAGCCGCCCGAGGGCTGGACGACGGTCGCGGTCAAGGCCGCCTCGCTCAACCGGCACGACGTCTTCACCCTGCAGGGAGTCGGTCTGCCCGCCGACCGCTACCCGATGATCCTCGGCTGCGACGCCGCCGGGATCGACGAGGACGGCAACGACGTCGTCGTCCACGGGGTGATCAGCGACCCGGGCTGGTCCGGCGACGAGACCCTGGACCCGAAGCGCACGCTGCTCTCCGAACTGCACCCGGGCACCTTCGCCGAGCGGGTCGCCGTACCCCGTCGCAACCTGCTCCCGAAGCCGGCCGACCTCTCCTACTCCGAGGCCGCCTGCCTGGGCACCGCCTGGCTCACCGCCTACCGGATGCTCTTCGGCAAGTCCGGGCTGCGGCCGGGCGGCACGGTGCTCGTGCAGGGCGCCACCGGTGGGGTGTCCACCGCGGCGATCGCGCTGGGGCGCGCCGCGGGCTTCCGGGTGTGGGTGACCGGCCGTACCGAGGCCAAGCGGGAGGCGGCGCTGCGGATCGGCGCGCACGCCACGTTCGAGCCGGGCGCCCGACTGCCCGATCGCGTCGACGCCGTACTCGAGACCGTCGGCAAGGCGACCTGGGACCACTCGCTGAAGTCGCTGCGACCGGGCGGGACCGTGGTGGTCTCCGGTGCGACGACCGGGCCCAACCCGCCGGCGGCGCTCAACCGGATCTTCTTCCTCCAGCTCAACGTCGTCGGCTCGACGATGGGCACCCGCGACGAGTTCGCCGCGCTGATCCGCTTCCTCGACACGTCCGGGGTGCGGCCGGTGATCGATACCGAACTGCCGCTGGCCAAGGCGGCCGACGGCGTCGCCGCCATGCTCTCCGGTGACCCGGTCGGCAAGATCGTCTTCACCACCCCCTGA